A genome region from Natranaeroarchaeum sulfidigenes includes the following:
- a CDS encoding DEAD/DEAH box helicase, with protein MALAEVLADFDLSDFADAFAFESFNRMQREALPGLLGSNENVVASAPTASGKTALAELAICRALADGGTALFVAPLRALTNEKEADWERFEELGYSVYVVTGERDLNPRRARRADILVMTPEKTDSATRKHDSRRYDFITDIDVCVIDEVHLLDSDRRGSVLEVTISRLRRLCDPRVVALSATMPNIDDVAAWLDAPAETTFEFGDEYRPVDLHADVRTYTHGENSFADKYRRLYRALDLAEPHIDDGGQALVFVSSRQDTVQAAKKARDEIAERDLDMGARGEYDYHTDTQQLENDTLRKSALDGVGFHHAGLSKNDKDLVEEWFRQGQIQLLFSTSTLAWGVNLPARCVVIRDTKYHDPLEGEVDMSPLDVLQMLGRAGRPGYDDVGYGWIVCDRADADRYRELLRDGKEIESQLAEDLDAHLNAEIAMGTIRDLDDVMDWLETTFYYQRAQSAPSKYGFENLRERVRETLSELVEAGFVETDELGVDPTPLGRLASKYYLRLDTAERFHDLATADQQDVDAVLEAVATAEEFDSVNARQSERDAISAVLSGKTYTDEVDAGQRKVLAILHSSMTGSTPADLTSDAWVIRQNSVRLVSALGAFCRRFADPQTANLVRRVEARLDHGVSEGAVGLTAVDGIGSGRASKLAAEGVTTPGEVIAAGVDGLIAAGLSEGVAERVVESAGELPAIEIEWGSFPDSIPQGQNEMCEVTVRTVAGNAAVGVRVTVNGIEMTTDETYLSDELAVPVGVFGGDESPLEYAVEVTFPELPLLPVRDSRSVDVT; from the coding sequence ATGGCACTTGCCGAGGTTCTCGCCGACTTCGATCTCTCAGATTTTGCCGACGCGTTCGCGTTCGAGTCGTTCAACCGGATGCAACGCGAGGCCCTGCCCGGACTACTCGGGAGCAACGAGAACGTCGTTGCCAGCGCGCCAACTGCAAGCGGCAAGACGGCACTTGCCGAACTGGCGATCTGCAGGGCGCTGGCCGACGGTGGCACTGCCCTGTTTGTCGCCCCGCTTCGCGCGCTAACAAACGAAAAAGAGGCTGACTGGGAGCGCTTCGAGGAGCTCGGCTACTCGGTCTACGTCGTCACGGGCGAACGGGATCTGAACCCCCGCCGCGCCCGCCGCGCCGACATCCTCGTGATGACGCCCGAAAAGACCGACTCGGCGACCCGCAAACACGACAGCCGCCGGTACGATTTCATCACCGACATCGATGTCTGCGTCATCGACGAGGTACACCTGCTCGATTCCGACCGCCGCGGAAGCGTCCTCGAAGTGACGATCTCGCGACTTCGGCGGCTCTGTGACCCCCGCGTCGTCGCGCTCTCGGCGACGATGCCGAACATCGACGACGTTGCAGCGTGGCTCGACGCGCCCGCCGAAACCACCTTCGAGTTCGGCGACGAGTATCGGCCGGTCGACCTGCACGCGGACGTGCGCACGTACACACACGGGGAGAACTCCTTTGCCGACAAGTACCGGCGGCTCTACCGTGCGCTGGATCTGGCTGAACCCCACATTGACGACGGGGGGCAGGCGCTCGTGTTCGTCTCCTCGCGCCAGGACACCGTCCAGGCCGCCAAGAAAGCTCGCGACGAGATCGCCGAACGTGACCTCGATATGGGCGCACGCGGCGAGTACGATTACCACACCGATACCCAGCAACTGGAAAACGACACGCTGCGAAAGTCCGCGCTCGACGGTGTCGGCTTTCATCACGCGGGCCTTTCGAAAAACGACAAGGATCTCGTAGAGGAGTGGTTCCGGCAGGGACAGATCCAGTTGTTGTTCTCGACGTCGACGCTCGCGTGGGGTGTCAACCTGCCCGCACGCTGTGTGGTGATCCGCGACACGAAGTACCACGATCCACTGGAGGGAGAAGTCGATATGAGCCCGCTCGATGTCCTCCAGATGCTCGGGCGGGCGGGCCGACCCGGCTACGACGACGTGGGCTACGGCTGGATCGTCTGTGACCGCGCCGATGCTGACAGGTACCGAGAACTTCTGCGAGACGGGAAAGAGATCGAATCCCAGCTGGCGGAGGATCTCGATGCCCACCTCAACGCCGAGATCGCGATGGGGACGATCCGGGATCTCGACGACGTGATGGACTGGCTCGAAACTACCTTCTACTACCAGCGCGCACAGAGTGCCCCCTCGAAATACGGCTTCGAGAACCTCCGCGAGCGCGTCCGCGAGACGCTCTCGGAACTGGTCGAGGCTGGTTTCGTCGAGACCGACGAACTGGGGGTCGATCCGACGCCGCTGGGGCGGCTCGCGTCGAAGTACTACCTTCGGCTCGATACGGCCGAGCGATTTCACGACCTCGCAACGGCAGACCAACAGGACGTCGATGCGGTGCTCGAAGCCGTTGCGACCGCCGAGGAGTTCGACAGCGTCAACGCCCGCCAGTCCGAGCGTGACGCCATCTCAGCCGTGCTCTCGGGCAAAACCTACACCGATGAGGTGGACGCTGGCCAGCGGAAGGTGCTCGCAATCCTGCACTCCTCGATGACCGGCTCGACACCCGCCGATCTGACGAGCGACGCGTGGGTGATCCGGCAGAACTCCGTCCGGCTGGTGTCCGCACTCGGGGCCTTCTGCAGGCGCTTTGCTGACCCCCAGACCGCCAACCTCGTCCGGCGCGTCGAGGCGCGCCTCGACCACGGGGTCAGCGAGGGGGCTGTGGGTCTAACTGCAGTCGACGGGATCGGGTCGGGCCGGGCCAGCAAACTCGCTGCCGAGGGGGTCACGACGCCGGGCGAGGTCATCGCCGCTGGCGTCGATGGTCTCATCGCCGCCGGGCTCTCCGAGGGCGTCGCCGAGCGGGTCGTCGAGTCCGCGGGTGAACTCCCCGCCATCGAGATCGAGTGGGGCTCGTTCCCCGACTCGATCCCACAGGGGCAAAACGAGATGTGCGAAGTAACTGTCAGAACTGTGGCGGGCAACGCCGCGGTCGGCGTGCGCGTCACGGTCAACGGTATCGAGATGACGACTGACGAGACGTACCTGAGCGACGAACTCGCCGTTCCGGTCGGCGTCTTCGGCGGCGACGAGTCGCCACTGGAGTATGCAGTCGAGGTCACGTTTCCCGAACTCCCGCTGTTGCCAGTGCGGGACTCGCGAAGCGTCGACGTGACGTGA
- a CDS encoding AAC(3) family N-acetyltransferase, which yields MVVHLPRTLWCSAKHYALLQRDRPVGRVGRGLFESVLDGYEEDVVFIHVGLSDVADAFGDDSYEFLLERLHEVFDSVLTPGFTQSFRSTGYFHETESEPELGAFADLFFEDADYRTDDPLHSILVSGEYRFDDCDHHDTFAPGGCYGKLDADNVRILDIGTPWLVTTQLHYVERVLDVPYTETVPVEGTIHRANGEHEPVTQYNYEKNKYVYYWNRLKIGRDLMTDGVLDHYRLNGLNVISVGAHDMLESLRPRIVDDPYYLVK from the coding sequence ATGGTCGTCCATCTGCCCCGGACCCTCTGGTGTAGCGCGAAACACTACGCTCTCCTGCAGCGGGACCGGCCGGTCGGTCGCGTCGGCAGAGGGCTGTTCGAGTCGGTACTTGACGGCTACGAGGAGGACGTCGTCTTCATCCATGTCGGTCTCAGTGATGTCGCCGACGCGTTCGGCGATGACTCCTACGAGTTCCTGCTGGAGCGTCTGCACGAGGTGTTCGACTCGGTTCTCACGCCGGGCTTTACCCAGTCGTTTCGATCCACCGGCTACTTCCACGAAACCGAGTCCGAACCGGAACTCGGCGCGTTCGCCGACCTGTTCTTCGAGGATGCCGACTACCGCACCGACGACCCGCTTCACTCGATTCTCGTCTCCGGCGAGTACCGCTTCGACGACTGTGATCACCACGACACGTTCGCTCCGGGCGGCTGTTACGGCAAACTCGACGCCGACAACGTGCGGATCCTCGACATCGGGACGCCCTGGCTCGTCACGACGCAGCTCCACTACGTGGAGCGCGTTCTTGATGTACCCTACACCGAAACGGTCCCGGTCGAGGGCACGATCCACCGGGCGAACGGTGAGCACGAACCGGTCACCCAGTACAACTACGAGAAGAACAAGTACGTCTACTACTGGAACCGCCTGAAGATCGGGCGCGATCTGATGACCGACGGCGTGCTCGATCACTACCGACTCAACGGGCTGAACGTCATCAGTGTCGGTGCACACGACATGCTGGAGTCGCTCCGACCGCGGATCGTCGATGACCCGTACTACCTCGTCAAGTAA
- a CDS encoding DUF5806 family protein: protein MTEESPGTGIEGEQADRPVEHDETDSNPEPDDTPETDDTPEMDDESSSSPQPGVPDTDSQPPEDVQKYEKFTKMDGAQYDRVNEFLRDRTYITAREWAIARLCADFRTETGVEMTKIGENLPELVPFMTDTYSPQAVNQARASFEEKVRTAGATFLYGAMCDFFTAEELDDVMYEVTEVAKFLLEVEGVDLDVEDELDAEDRISAVMREVRSSSEQLRHDATECPHCGGDLDAHE from the coding sequence ATGACCGAGGAGTCGCCGGGGACAGGCATCGAAGGGGAGCAGGCTGACCGACCGGTAGAGCACGACGAGACGGACAGCAATCCCGAACCGGACGATACCCCCGAGACGGACGACACCCCCGAAATGGACGACGAATCGTCGAGTTCACCACAGCCCGGCGTCCCGGACACCGATTCGCAGCCCCCCGAGGATGTCCAGAAGTACGAGAAGTTCACCAAGATGGACGGCGCACAGTACGACCGGGTCAACGAGTTTCTCCGGGATCGGACGTATATCACTGCCCGCGAGTGGGCGATCGCCCGGCTCTGTGCGGACTTCCGGACCGAAACGGGCGTCGAGATGACCAAGATCGGCGAAAACCTGCCCGAGCTCGTCCCCTTCATGACTGACACCTACAGCCCGCAGGCAGTCAATCAGGCCCGCGCATCGTTCGAGGAGAAGGTCCGAACTGCGGGGGCGACCTTCCTCTATGGAGCGATGTGTGATTTCTTCACCGCCGAAGAGCTCGATGACGTGATGTACGAGGTTACCGAAGTTGCGAAGTTCCTGCTGGAGGTCGAGGGCGTCGATCTGGACGTCGAGGACGAACTCGACGCCGAAGACCGTATCTCTGCGGTGATGCGCGAGGTCCGCTCGTCGAGCGAACAACTCCGCCACGACGCCACGGAGTGTCCCCACTGTGGCGGTGACCTCGACGCCCACGAGTAG
- a CDS encoding dihydroorotase yields the protein MLITNAVLPDDREVDVRIEDGRIAAVEPSLDGTADIDADGKRLFPGAIDVHVHFRQPGFSHKETWETGSKSAAAGGVTTVVDQPNTDPATTDGEGFDRKAELAAASYVDYGINGGVTADWSPEELFERPLFALGEVFLADSTGEMGIDADLFADAVERAGEHDTTVTVHAEDATLFDESVKDMPAVGAGTDANADLWSAFRTPEAEEAAVERAIEVAGDTGTDVHIAHTSTPEGIEAAVDGGATCEVTTHHLFLSRDDLDDLGTHGRMNPPLRDEERRRDVYEAVADGTVDMIATDHAPHTLDEKDAGIWDAPSGVPGVETMLPLLLEEARQDRFSYERVRDLIATTPAETFGLARKGRIKEGYDADLVLFDPTEATEIDAEALHTKCQWTPFAGLPGVFPELTMVRGEVVYQDGEFGDAVGRNVREHGGQ from the coding sequence ATGCTCATCACGAACGCCGTCTTGCCGGACGACCGCGAGGTCGACGTCCGGATCGAGGACGGACGTATCGCGGCCGTCGAACCGTCGCTCGACGGAACGGCCGACATTGACGCCGACGGAAAGCGCCTCTTTCCTGGCGCGATCGACGTACACGTTCACTTCCGCCAGCCCGGCTTCTCGCACAAGGAAACGTGGGAAACCGGCTCGAAAAGCGCTGCGGCGGGCGGTGTAACGACCGTCGTCGACCAGCCCAACACCGACCCGGCGACCACGGACGGCGAGGGATTCGACCGGAAGGCCGAGCTTGCGGCGGCCTCCTACGTCGACTACGGGATCAACGGCGGGGTCACCGCCGACTGGTCCCCGGAGGAACTGTTCGAGCGACCACTGTTCGCGCTCGGTGAAGTCTTCCTTGCAGACTCGACCGGGGAGATGGGGATCGACGCCGACCTGTTCGCCGACGCCGTCGAGCGCGCGGGCGAACACGACACGACCGTCACCGTCCACGCCGAGGACGCGACGCTGTTCGACGAGTCGGTGAAGGATATGCCAGCAGTCGGCGCGGGGACCGACGCGAACGCCGACCTCTGGAGCGCCTTCCGGACACCTGAGGCCGAGGAAGCCGCGGTCGAGCGCGCTATCGAGGTTGCGGGCGATACCGGCACGGACGTCCACATCGCTCACACTAGCACGCCGGAGGGGATCGAGGCCGCGGTCGACGGCGGTGCGACCTGCGAGGTGACGACCCACCACCTCTTTCTCTCGCGGGACGACCTCGACGACCTCGGTACTCACGGCCGGATGAACCCGCCGCTGCGCGACGAGGAGCGCCGGCGGGACGTCTACGAGGCCGTCGCCGACGGCACCGTCGACATGATCGCGACCGATCACGCACCGCACACGCTCGACGAGAAAGACGCCGGGATCTGGGACGCACCCAGCGGCGTGCCGGGCGTCGAGACGATGCTTCCGCTCCTGCTCGAAGAGGCCCGACAGGACCGCTTTTCCTACGAGCGCGTCCGGGATCTGATCGCAACCACCCCCGCGGAGACGTTCGGTCTCGCCCGCAAAGGCCGGATCAAGGAAGGCTACGACGCCGATCTGGTCCTCTTTGACCCTACCGAGGCGACCGAGATCGACGCCGAGGCGCTGCACACGAAGTGCCAATGGACGCCCTTTGCAGGGCTGCCCGGCGTCTTCCCCGAACTCACGATGGTCCGTGGAGAAGTCGTCTATCAGGACGGTGAGTTCGGCGACGCGGTTGGCCGGAACGTCCGCGAACACGGCGGGCAATAA
- a CDS encoding DoxX family protein, protein MSTKAQNRLESQYAGINLEGQPHALSAWFVVLLRAMIGGMILFAGLGKYAFVPGGEAFDAGGYLANVDAVSPASGLFALMAESALFMEFVNVIVPLTQVLIGLALITGAFVRLAALGGAMQMALFYLGGWPTEWLAIFDSTLIYMVVFLAVAAFGAGRILGLDKHIEQLDIGGEPLIEKYPAAKYILG, encoded by the coding sequence ATGTCAACCAAAGCTCAAAACCGACTCGAAAGCCAGTACGCGGGAATCAACCTCGAAGGCCAGCCACACGCCCTCAGCGCGTGGTTCGTCGTCTTGCTCCGGGCCATGATCGGCGGCATGATCCTCTTTGCCGGCCTCGGCAAGTACGCCTTCGTTCCCGGCGGCGAGGCCTTCGACGCCGGCGGCTACCTCGCCAACGTCGACGCCGTCAGCCCCGCCAGCGGCCTCTTCGCACTCATGGCCGAAAGCGCCCTGTTCATGGAATTCGTCAACGTGATCGTCCCACTCACCCAGGTCCTGATCGGCCTCGCGCTCATCACCGGCGCGTTCGTCCGCCTGGCCGCCCTCGGCGGTGCCATGCAGATGGCGCTGTTCTACCTCGGCGGCTGGCCCACCGAGTGGCTCGCCATCTTCGACTCCACGCTCATTTACATGGTCGTCTTCCTCGCAGTGGCCGCCTTCGGCGCAGGCCGAATCCTCGGCCTCGACAAACACATCGAACAACTCGACATCGGCGGCGAACCACTCATCGAGAAGTACCCCGCCGCAAAGTACATCCTCGGCTAA